The genomic stretch TTAGATACCCATAATTCCATTTAAATAAACCATTATTGATATAATTCTTGCTATATCGACAAAAAAGGTCTTCTTACGTTACATGAGCAGACGTTTCCTCTATAATGGCAATAATATGTCATTTGGAGGGTGTAAGTTATGAAGAGATACTTAGTATTTCCGCTGCTGGCTGTATTATCCGTTTTGGTATTCAGCGGTTGTGCAAATGCGGACCAGTCATCATCTGAGAAAACTGAGAAAAATACTTCCCAAAAGCAGGAACAAGAGCAAGAAAAGGAAGAGGAAGTAAAAGCGGAGAAGGAAGCAGAACAACAAGCGGTTAAACAGGTGGAGAAGCAGGAACCGCAGTACAAGGTTTCCGAAGTTTCTTCCATTGTACCTATTGATAACGCAGAAGCACAGGTAGCTTTGCTGACATTTGACGATGCGCCGGATAAGCATGCATTAGAAATTGCAAAAAAATTAAAAGAACAAAATGCACCGGCAATCTTTTTTGTGAACGGACATTTTTTAACAACTGATGAAGAAAAAGAAACGTTGAAGAAGATACATGACATGGGTTTTGCCATTGGTAACCATACATATAGTCATGCGAACCTAAACGACTTAACACAAGAAGAAACAAAAGAAGAAATCTTAAAAGTAAACAAACTGGTAGAAGAAATTACAGGGGAGAAGCCAGCATTCTTCCGTGCACCATTTGGAGAAAACACGGATTACTCTAGACAGCTGGCTGAAGAAGAGGGGATGGCAGTCATGAACTGGACTTATGGATATGATTGGGTAAGTCAGTATCAAGACAAAGCTGCGCTGGCAGATATAATGGTAAACACAGAATTGCTCGGAAATGGTGCAAATCTGCTTATGCATGACCGAGAATGGACAGCAGCAGCTGTTCCTGAAATTGTGAAAGGCTTAAGAGATAAAGGCTTCACACTAGTAGATCCAGATACAATTGAAAGGCCGGCTTAACTAGGATTGATTAAACAAAAATCCGAGCTATCTCAATTCTTTGATAAGAATTGACGCAGCTCGGATTTTTTTGCGTTTAGAGCAGGAAGTGAAGCGGTACAATAAATGTTCTTAGGACAAATGTAGTTTTGCCGTTTTGTTACCGAAATGCACGATGTTCTTTAATGACACGAATGTATTCGCTCGATTCATCCATCAACCCTTGTACGGGAAGACCTGCTTCTATATTGCTTTTAATATAGCTAATATTTTCAGCACTTATGATTTCGCCGGGAATGAAAATCGGGATGCCTGGCGGATAGACCATAATAGATTCAGCACTAATTCTCCCTTCAGATTCCGTTAGCGGAATTGCTTCTGTGTCAGCATAAAACGCATCACGAGGACTAAGTGACAAAACGGGCATTTCAGGAACAGAGACTTCGATATTAGAAACAGAAACGCCTCCTTGATGTAATGCTGCCAGGTCTGCTAAAGCACTCAACAGCTGCTGTGTTTCCTTTTCTGTGTCGCCAGGAGTAATTAAGAACAGCAAGTTGTATAAATCAGAAAGCTCTACTTCCATATTTTTTTCTTGTCGCAGCCACCGCTCTGCATCACTTCCAGAAATGCCAAGCTGTTTAACGGACACAAGCAGCTTCGTCGGATCCATAGCAAACGCAGCTTCTGAATCAAGTATTTCTGCTCCAGCACAATACAGACCAGTAATAGCATTGATTTGCTGTCGTGCATCATTTGCAAGCTGGATTGTACGCGTGTTCATCTCCACACCTTTCGTAGCAAGCTGGCGGCGCGCTGCATCCAACGATGCCAGCAGGATATAAGAGGTGCTTGTCGAAGTAAGCATGGAAAGCACCGTTTGGACTTGCTCGTGCCGTACAAGTCCTTCACGCAGATTCAATATAGAACTTTGCGTTAAAGAACCGCCCAGTTTGTGAACACTTGTTGCCGCCAAATCTGCTCCAGCTACCATAGCAGAAACAGGCATTTGTTCATGAAAGTGAATATGAACACCGTGGGCTTCATCGACTAGAACTGGAACACTATATCGATGTGACACCTCTACAATTTTAGTAAGATCCGCCGCAACACCAAAGTACGTCGGGTTAATGACAAGGACGCCTTTAGCTTCAGGATTCGCCTCTAAGGCCTTCTCAACAGCAGCAGGTGTAATCCCATGCGAGATGCCAAGCTGATGATCCAGCTGCGGATGTACGAAAATAGGTATAGCTCCAGAAAAAATTAATGCACTCGTAACAGATTTATGCACATTCCGTGGAACAATAATTTTGTCACCAGGTTTGCACACACTCATTACCATCGCCATAATGGGAGTGCTTGTACCTTGAACAGAGAAGAAGGTATAATCCGCACCAAATGCTTTGGCTGCAAGCTGCTGTGCTTCTTGAATCATGCCGCGCGGATGATGCAGATCATCCAATGGTTCTATATTGATTAAATCAATGGAAAGCGTGTTTTCACCGATAAAAGCCGAAAATGCACTGTCCATCCCTTTGCCGGTTTTATGTCCAGGTATATGGAATTGAAGTGGTTTGTTCGCGGCATGCTTACGCAAGCCTTCGAACAATGGTGCTTGTTCTTGTGAACACATCTTTGCTGACACCCTCTTTACTTGTTAAAAACAAAAGAATTATAGCAGAACTAGCTTGTGATTACTAGCTTCGCATGGATTGCTCTTTTCGTGTTACACTATTATCCAGAGAAGGAGGGGTAAAATGAGCTATAGCTATCCATTAGATGAAACGTGGACAAAAGAAGAAATTATTGATGTTGTCAATTTCTTTTCCTTAGTCGAGCGTACATATGAAGATGGTATTTTGCGGGATGAGTTGCTGCTTGCATATGAGCGCTTCAAACAGATAGTACCTTCCAAGTCAGAAGAAAAACAATTGGGAGCGCAATTTGAAAAAGACTTTGGTTACTCTAGTTATCGAGCCGTTCAAAAAGCAAAAGCTGCATCTCCAGGAGAAAAAATAAAAATGTAAAGCAAAATCCCCCTCCAGGCCAGGAAGGGGATTTGTTATTTATTAAGCATGTTGATGCGCTGCTTGTTCGTATAAAACAGCTGTATGTTTCAAGACATCTTGACACACCTTAAGAAATGCTTCTTTTGAAGCAAGCGCAGAATCGTCAGGCTGCAGATGAACACCGCAAACCAACTCCGATTTCTTAATATGCTGCAAACGTTCTGCTATTTTATCATACAATTCATCGGAGATAGGAGAAGCATCTGGCTTCATATGATCCATTGACCAGACGTAGTGGGCTGGGATTGTATTTAGAATCTGCTGTTTTGCTTCTGCCATTTTGAGGCCGACAGTTTCTTTCAATGGGCTTTCATAAATAAGAGCAAATTGCACAAATACATGACTGCCCCAAAGACCTATTTGGAAATGTGGAAGCTTTTTGTATCCTCGCTTACTGGATGCTAAAGCCGACCATGTATCTTTTGGAGGGTTTTTCGTACGGCGAGCATGCTTTGCAACATGTACATACATATCTTCATCCGTTACTTGCTCTGCAAAAGGAGCCAGTTCATTCGCGAGCATCTCTAACTTTGGAGACAGCCGGCTACGCAGCTCTTCCATTCTTTCTTCCAATCCATCTATCGTAAATACATCAAAATCCTGTTGAGTAAATAATGCTGACATCTGTGTCACTCCTTGCCGAAATCTGTCCGTTAAATCTTTTTTATCATACCTGTCATATAGGAAGATTGCAAGCAAGGAAAGGTTTACAAACGGCACAACAGTGGTAAAAAGAAACAACTTGGCTAAATGATAAATCGATGAAGGAGGGGGAAGAAAATGCGTGATGTAGTGGAAGCATTACGGAGAAGAGAAGCAGAGGAAAAAGTGCCGGCCATTCGTCTGGAAATCGATTATCAGCTTGTTACGTTGCATGATGCTATGCAGGAGGAAGATAGGGCGGTAATCGAAGAAACGAAAGCTAGACTGTTTATGCTGCGGGAGCGACTGAATCAATTCGAACGATAAGATTTTTTATGTTAAGCTAGTGGAAAGAATGGGGGAGCACAGATGGAGCAATCATTGAAGCATACATTACATGAACAGGCCTATCAATGGGTGCTGGAAGCGGGACAGCTGATTAAAGATAAAATGGACACACCGTTGGAAATCATGACAAAGTCAAGCCCAAAAGATCTTGTGACTGAAATGGATAAAGCGGTAGAGTCCTTCTTCTTAGAGAAGATCGAAGAAAATTATCCAAATCACAATGTCTTAGGTGAAGAAGGCGTTGGAAAAGCTGCGCGTGAGACGACCGGTACCGTCTGGATCATCGACCCGATCGACGGAACAATGAATTTTGTCCACCAGAAGACTAATTTTGCTGTCTCAATTGGAATAATTCATGAAGGCAAAGCGGAAATTGGTTTGATTTACAACGTGATGGAGGGCACCATTTATCATGCAAAACGAGGAGAAGGTGCTTTTAAAAATGATAAGCAGCTTCCAAAACTTCCGGAGAAAACGCTCGATCAATGTTTGATTGAATTGAATCATTTTTGGTTATGCCCAAACCGTCGTGTAAATGAAGTAAAGCTCCAGCAGCTAGTATACAAAGCAATAGGAACGAGAGCTTATGGTTCAGCTGCATTAGAACTTGCTTTTATTGCTGAAGGTATTACGGATGCTTATTTGACTTTCAGTTTACAGCCTTGGGATTATGCGGGCGGTTATGTTTTATTAGAAGAAGTAGGAGCTAAATTGACGAATGCTGCAGGACAGCCAGTCGATTTCTTAAGCAGTACAACAGTAGTAGCTGCAAATGCGAGTATTCATCAAGAATTAATTGATGATTATATTGAATTAAAATAAAAAAAAGACGGAGACTCCGTCTTTTTTTATTGCCCTTTTCTTTTGGCAAAAATGCCAGCTCCCATAATGACGAAACCGGCTAGGATGGCCACTGTCATCCAGCCGTAATTCTGGTAGCTGATCGTCACGCCTGCTGCTACAAAACAGGCAATTACCAAAATGGCAGTTAATAAAGCTAGTCCTTTTGACATCGTTTCACCTCATTTAATTAAATTAAAGGTTCATCTGTCTTTGATTCCCGGTACAATTGAAAGTTGCCGGTTGCTTTTCGTTCATTCGTCCGTCTTGTAATGCGCTCTGTACAAGCTGTACACATATGCATGGTGTTACGGCGATTGCGCAGCTTCTTCGCTTGCGGACTTCCATCATCTATTTCTTCGACTATATCGCAAATTACGCACTTTACTCGCATGCTATCACCTCAGAAAGTATAATACTTTTTCAGTTTACCATACGAAGCGACTTTGTGCTTTGGTTTGCGCCGGCCCTCGCATCTTACCCAATAGGAGGCATCGCTATACAGCAGCTTAGCTGATACGAATTTGGCGGATTGCCTTTATAGGTTGTTCTTTCTTGCTCGGAAGGTAGCAGTGAGCAGGGCCAGTTTCTTTAATGCTGCGTCCGTCTACTGCAAATAGAAACATACTTTCCTTGAAATCGTCCAAACCGACGCTTTCTTCTCCGGTTTCTGTCACGAACACGGCATGTGTTGCGTCATCGTGTACGTTAGCAGTAGCGATAAAATCAGCAATTGGCATCACATAGCTGTTCTCCAGCGCTTTTTTTCGTTCTTCTCGTGTCAGACTTTTATTAATAGGCGGTTTCATCTTTTGTTGGTAAATAGATCGATCCCAATGTTTCTCTTCGGTATCAGGATCGGGTTCAGCCTCTTTAAAAGCGTTTTCAAAAAGGACTTTGCGATCATCAAAAATCCAGACTGATGGGTCAAGTGTAAGTGGAAATTCCACCTTGCCTGTCAATGTAATTATCATATGGAGACACTTCCTTTAACAGAATATACTCTCTTTTTGAACAACATATTGGTAGTTTAACATAAGTATTGCGTCGAATGACAAAGATTCGACAAAATTAATAGGTGGACGTGTCTTGCAATTTAGCAGGAGTACCGCTAGAATTGTATAGAAGAAGTCTGTTTAACGGAGGGATAATTTTGATATCTGAGATCACCGTTAGTAATCAAGAGAAAGCATATGCCCTTCTTTTGGCGGATGCTGATAAGATACTTAAACTAATCAAAGTACAGATGGACAATTTGATGATGCCGCAATGTCCGCTTTATGAAGAAGTGCTTGATACACAAATGTTTGGATTGTCTCGTGAGATAGATTTTGCTATTCGATTGAACCTGGTGAAAGAAGAAGATGGAAAAGAGCTTCTTGAAAACTTGGAAAGACAGTTGAATGTGCTGCATGAAGCGGCACAGCGGTCTATGCGTTCTTAATACAGAGGGCAGGCCGCTTGACATACACTTGTACGGGCATCCCATATGAAAGATGAAAACCCCTTGCCCTTCAAAATCGGCGGGGTTTTTTTATTATTCCATCCTGCGATTTAGTGAAGATCGTAAAATACATACTGGGAGCTTTAATATGAAAAAAAGATTGCGTAATTTTGACTTTACTTTGCTGTTCACACCTTTACTGCTAACTGCTTTTGGAGCAGTAATGATCTACAGTGCCAGTTATACAGTTGCTGTAGTCAAGTATGATTGGTCAGCAACACACTTCTTTGTACGGACACTTGTATGGTTTGCACTGGCTATTCCAGTGTTTGCGTTTTTTAGTTTCGTACCCTATCAAAAGTACCATAAAGTAATTAAGCCGCTCATGCTAGTTATCTTTTTAATGCTAGTCCTTGTGTTATTCACAGGTAAAGTAAATGGTTCCCGCTCTTGGTTCAGCCTCGGATTTTTCAGTGTGCAGCCTGCAGAATTGGCTAAAGTAGGGATGATTATTTATCTCGCTTCTATTTATTCGAAGAAACAGAGCTATTTAGATAGTTTCTCTAAGGGCGTTCTGCCTCCATTAATCGCATTGGGAATTATTCTTGGTCTAATTGTTATTCAGCCGGATGTTGGGAACGCCTCCATTATATTCTTGATTTCCTGTACGATTATTTTCAGCGCTGGGATAAAGATTAGACATTTGAGTTTATTAATTGTAGCGGGACTTTTATTAATTTTGGCAGTATCGCCGCATATGGTTACAGATGAAAGGGTCTCCCGTTTTACAGGTGCTTATCAGCCATTTGATGAGGAACATGTTCAAGATGACGGTTTCCAGCTCGTTCAATCCTACCTGGCCATTGGGACTGGCGGTGTGTTTGGTGACGGTCTCGGTCAGGGCGTACAGAAACTAGGATACTTGCCAGAACCGCACACAGACTTCATTATGGCCGTTATAGCAGAAGAACTTGGCTTTATTGGCGTAGCCGCTGTCCTGGCTATGCTAGCCATTATTGTGCTGCGAGGACTTTATATTGCCAAGCAGTGTCAAGATAGCTTTGGTTCATTACTGGCAATAGGCATTTCGTCGATGGTGGGCATCCAGACCTTTATTAATTTGGGTGCAATCACCGGCCTATTGCCAATTACAGGTGTCACACTGCCGTTTGTCAGTTACGGTGGTACATCCTTGCTGATTTTGTTCGCTTCTATGGGAATTTTGAATAACGTTGCCAAGCATGTACGTTCACAGGAACTGATCGTGTCAGACAGCACCTTCACACAAGATAAGCGGGGAAAACGTCCCTCCAATCGACAGAGGATCCGCACCACTAGTACGACTACACAAACCAGGGGAAAGACTAGAGGAGGAGAACGATGGACGAACTAAGGGGAATAAGTAAAGTTTTAGTTGCAAACAGAGGGGAAATCGCGATTCGTGTATTCCGAGCTTGTGTTGAGCTCGGTATACAGACGGTCGCGATTTATTCAAAGGAGGATAAATCCTCCAGTCACCGCTTTAAAGCGGATGAGGCATATTTGGTCGGCGAGGGGAAGAAGCCGATTGATGCCTATCTTGATATCGAGAATATTCTTGAAATTGCGAAAACTTCTGGGGCGGATGCTATCCATCCAGGTTATGGTTTTCTTTCGGAGAACATTCATTTTGCGAGACGCTGTGAAGACGAAGGTATCACTTTCATTGGGCCGCGCAGCGAACAGCTGAATATGTTCGGAGATAAAGTAAAAGCAAGACAGCAAGCATTACAGGCAGAAATACCAGTTATTCCTGGAAGTGATGGACCAGTCCAAGATCTTGAAGAAGTAAAAGCTTTTGCTGTCCAACATGACTATCCAATCATCATAAAAGCATCACTTGGCGGCGGAGGACGCGGTATGCGCGTTGTGCGTGATGCGGAAGAAGTAGCAGAAGCTTATGAGCGTGCGAAATCCGAAGCGAAAGCTGCATTTGGCAGTGATGAAATGTACGTAGAGAAACTGATTGAAAATCCGAAACATATTGAAGTGCAAATACTTGGTGACAGTGCAGGCAACGTTATTCATTTGTATGAACGTGATTGCTCGATTCAAAGACGTCACCAGAAAGTCATAGAAGTAGCTCCAAGTGTCGGCTTGCCTGAGTCATTGCGGCTTGCAATTTGCGATGCAGCTGTTCAATTGATGAAGAATGTATCCTACTTGAATGCGGGTACAGTTGAATTTCTTGTGGCAGATAATCAATTCTATTTTATCGAGGTTAACCCTCGTGTCCAAGTAGAGCATACGATCACAGAAATGGTAACAGGCGTAGATATTGTGCAAACACAGTTATTGTTGGCGCAAGGGTACAGCTTAACAGATGAGCGACTTGGAATACCTGCGCAAGCTGACATCAAAACAAATGGTTATGCCATCCAAGCACGTGTCACAACGGAGGACCCGTTAAATAATTTCATGCCGGATGCAGGTAAAATTATGGCTTACCGTTCCAGTGGAGGATTTGGTGTGCGTTTGGATGGAGGTAATGCCTTCCAAGGCGCAGTGATTAGCTCCTATTATGATTCCTTGTTAGTGAAAGTCTCAACCTGGGCGGCTGGTTATCAGCAAGCAGCTTACAAATTGGAAAGAAATCTGCGTGAGTTCCGTATTCGCGGTATCAAAACCAACATTCCATTTTTGGAAAATTTAGTATTGCATGAAAAGTTTTTATCGGCGGATTACACAACAAGCTTTATAGATGAGACGCCAGAGCTGTTTGATTTTCCGAAAAGCCGGGACAGAGGAACGAAAATGCTTCAGTATATCGGCTATACGACGGTCAATGGCTTTGACGGGAGCGGCAAAGCAGAAAAACCTGTATTTCCTCCCCAAAGAATTCCCAAGCTGCAAAAAGGCCTGGATTATCAGAATGGAACAAAACAAATACTTGATGCGCACGGGCCAGAAGGGCTTGCTGATTGGCTGAAGAATCAAGAAGAGGTGTTATTGACAGACACTACTTTCCGAGATGCACACCAATCCCTTTTAGCTACACGTGTTCGAACGAAAGACTTGCTTGCAATTGCTGAACCAACAGCTAAATTGCTGCCGAATCTTTTCTCCGTTGAAATGTGGGGCGGAGCAACATTTGATGTTGCCTATCGCTTCCTGAAAGAAGATCCTTGGCACCGCCTGGCGAAGCTGCGAGAGAAAATGCCGAATGTGTTATTCCAAATGCTGCTGCGAGCAAGCAATGCAGTAGGATATAAAAACTATCCGGATAATGTTGTAGAAAAATTCGTGGAAGAAAGTGCACAGGCCGGCATCGATGTGTATCGTATCTTTGATAGCTTAAACTGGATTGAAAATATGAAACCAGCGATAGAAGCAGTACACAAGCATAATAAAGTAGCGGAAGCAGCACTTTGCTATTCTGGCGATATATTAGATCCGAGCCGGACAAAATATGACTTGGCATATTACACTAAATTGGCCAAGGAATTAGAAGATGCGGGTGCCCATATCATTGGTATCAAAGATATGGCAGGTTTGCTTAAACCGCAAGCTGCGTATGAACTTGTACGTGCGTTAAAAGAGACTGTATCTCTGCCGATTCACTTGCATACCCATGATACAAGCGGTAATGGTGTGCTTACCTACATGAGAGCTGTAGAAGCCGGTGTTGATGTTGTGGACGTTGCGGCAGGGTCAATGGCAGGTTTGACCTCTCAGCCTAGTGCCAGCTCGTTCTACCACGCGATGCAAGCTATGGACCGTAAACCTTCCATCAATGTTGAACATTATGATGAGATTGGTCACTATTGGGAAGATGTGCGATCACGCTACAGTGATTTTGAGAGTGGTATGAAAGCTCCGCACGCAGAAGTTTACTTACATGAGATGCCTGGCGGGCAATATAGCAATTTGCTGCAGCAAGCCAATGCTGTCGGCTTAGGAAATCGCTGGGATGAAGTAAAGATTATGTACAGGAGAGTAAATGATCTTTTCGGAGATGTAATTAAAGTAACACCTTCTTCAAAAGTAGTCGGAGATATGGCTCTATTTATGGTTCAAAATGACTTAGATGAAAAGACAGTGATTGAACAAGGTCAGTCTTTAGACTTCCCTGATTCTGTAATCGAATTTGCCCAAGGTTATCTTGGTCAGCCTT from Terribacillus sp. DMT04 encodes the following:
- a CDS encoding YktB family protein produces the protein MSALFTQQDFDVFTIDGLEERMEELRSRLSPKLEMLANELAPFAEQVTDEDMYVHVAKHARRTKNPPKDTWSALASSKRGYKKLPHFQIGLWGSHVFVQFALIYESPLKETVGLKMAEAKQQILNTIPAHYVWSMDHMKPDASPISDELYDKIAERLQHIKKSELVCGVHLQPDDSALASKEAFLKVCQDVLKHTAVLYEQAAHQHA
- a CDS encoding aminotransferase class I/II-fold pyridoxal phosphate-dependent enzyme; translated protein: MCSQEQAPLFEGLRKHAANKPLQFHIPGHKTGKGMDSAFSAFIGENTLSIDLINIEPLDDLHHPRGMIQEAQQLAAKAFGADYTFFSVQGTSTPIMAMVMSVCKPGDKIIVPRNVHKSVTSALIFSGAIPIFVHPQLDHQLGISHGITPAAVEKALEANPEAKGVLVINPTYFGVAADLTKIVEVSHRYSVPVLVDEAHGVHIHFHEQMPVSAMVAGADLAATSVHKLGGSLTQSSILNLREGLVRHEQVQTVLSMLTSTSTSYILLASLDAARRQLATKGVEMNTRTIQLANDARQQINAITGLYCAGAEILDSEAAFAMDPTKLLVSVKQLGISGSDAERWLRQEKNMEVELSDLYNLLFLITPGDTEKETQQLLSALADLAALHQGGVSVSNIEVSVPEMPVLSLSPRDAFYADTEAIPLTESEGRISAESIMVYPPGIPIFIPGEIISAENISYIKSNIEAGLPVQGLMDESSEYIRVIKEHRAFR
- the pyc gene encoding pyruvate carboxylase; this translates as MDELRGISKVLVANRGEIAIRVFRACVELGIQTVAIYSKEDKSSSHRFKADEAYLVGEGKKPIDAYLDIENILEIAKTSGADAIHPGYGFLSENIHFARRCEDEGITFIGPRSEQLNMFGDKVKARQQALQAEIPVIPGSDGPVQDLEEVKAFAVQHDYPIIIKASLGGGGRGMRVVRDAEEVAEAYERAKSEAKAAFGSDEMYVEKLIENPKHIEVQILGDSAGNVIHLYERDCSIQRRHQKVIEVAPSVGLPESLRLAICDAAVQLMKNVSYLNAGTVEFLVADNQFYFIEVNPRVQVEHTITEMVTGVDIVQTQLLLAQGYSLTDERLGIPAQADIKTNGYAIQARVTTEDPLNNFMPDAGKIMAYRSSGGFGVRLDGGNAFQGAVISSYYDSLLVKVSTWAAGYQQAAYKLERNLREFRIRGIKTNIPFLENLVLHEKFLSADYTTSFIDETPELFDFPKSRDRGTKMLQYIGYTTVNGFDGSGKAEKPVFPPQRIPKLQKGLDYQNGTKQILDAHGPEGLADWLKNQEEVLLTDTTFRDAHQSLLATRVRTKDLLAIAEPTAKLLPNLFSVEMWGGATFDVAYRFLKEDPWHRLAKLREKMPNVLFQMLLRASNAVGYKNYPDNVVEKFVEESAQAGIDVYRIFDSLNWIENMKPAIEAVHKHNKVAEAALCYSGDILDPSRTKYDLAYYTKLAKELEDAGAHIIGIKDMAGLLKPQAAYELVRALKETVSLPIHLHTHDTSGNGVLTYMRAVEAGVDVVDVAAGSMAGLTSQPSASSFYHAMQAMDRKPSINVEHYDEIGHYWEDVRSRYSDFESGMKAPHAEVYLHEMPGGQYSNLLQQANAVGLGNRWDEVKIMYRRVNDLFGDVIKVTPSSKVVGDMALFMVQNDLDEKTVIEQGQSLDFPDSVIEFAQGYLGQPYGGFPKELQKVIVKDREVITKRPGELLPSVDFDELRKALEEKQEGEVTEQDVVAYALYPKVFETYAAFKEAYGDLSVLTTPTFFYGMKMDEEIEVEIEPGKTLIVKLVAIGEAGPDAMRTMYFEFNGQPREILVRDEQVQATVKTTPKADKQNKKHIGATMPGTVIRALVGAGEQVQKGQQLLVTEAMKMETTVQAPFDGKVKGVYVKDGEPIQVGDLLVEFE
- a CDS encoding UPF0223 family protein, producing MSYSYPLDETWTKEEIIDVVNFFSLVERTYEDGILRDELLLAYERFKQIVPSKSEEKQLGAQFEKDFGYSSYRAVQKAKAASPGEKIKM
- a CDS encoding DUF5325 family protein codes for the protein MSKGLALLTAILVIACFVAAGVTISYQNYGWMTVAILAGFVIMGAGIFAKRKGQ
- a CDS encoding YlaN family protein → MISEITVSNQEKAYALLLADADKILKLIKVQMDNLMMPQCPLYEEVLDTQMFGLSREIDFAIRLNLVKEEDGKELLENLERQLNVLHEAAQRSMRS
- a CDS encoding polysaccharide deacetylase family protein, with protein sequence MKRYLVFPLLAVLSVLVFSGCANADQSSSEKTEKNTSQKQEQEQEKEEEVKAEKEAEQQAVKQVEKQEPQYKVSEVSSIVPIDNAEAQVALLTFDDAPDKHALEIAKKLKEQNAPAIFFVNGHFLTTDEEKETLKKIHDMGFAIGNHTYSHANLNDLTQEETKEEILKVNKLVEEITGEKPAFFRAPFGENTDYSRQLAEEEGMAVMNWTYGYDWVSQYQDKAALADIMVNTELLGNGANLLMHDREWTAAAVPEIVKGLRDKGFTLVDPDTIERPA
- a CDS encoding inositol monophosphatase family protein; translated protein: MEQSLKHTLHEQAYQWVLEAGQLIKDKMDTPLEIMTKSSPKDLVTEMDKAVESFFLEKIEENYPNHNVLGEEGVGKAARETTGTVWIIDPIDGTMNFVHQKTNFAVSIGIIHEGKAEIGLIYNVMEGTIYHAKRGEGAFKNDKQLPKLPEKTLDQCLIELNHFWLCPNRRVNEVKLQQLVYKAIGTRAYGSAALELAFIAEGITDAYLTFSLQPWDYAGGYVLLEEVGAKLTNAAGQPVDFLSSTTVVAANASIHQELIDDYIELK
- the ftsW gene encoding putative lipid II flippase FtsW; amino-acid sequence: MKKRLRNFDFTLLFTPLLLTAFGAVMIYSASYTVAVVKYDWSATHFFVRTLVWFALAIPVFAFFSFVPYQKYHKVIKPLMLVIFLMLVLVLFTGKVNGSRSWFSLGFFSVQPAELAKVGMIIYLASIYSKKQSYLDSFSKGVLPPLIALGIILGLIVIQPDVGNASIIFLISCTIIFSAGIKIRHLSLLIVAGLLLILAVSPHMVTDERVSRFTGAYQPFDEEHVQDDGFQLVQSYLAIGTGGVFGDGLGQGVQKLGYLPEPHTDFIMAVIAEELGFIGVAAVLAMLAIIVLRGLYIAKQCQDSFGSLLAIGISSMVGIQTFINLGAITGLLPITGVTLPFVSYGGTSLLILFASMGILNNVAKHVRSQELIVSDSTFTQDKRGKRPSNRQRIRTTSTTTQTRGKTRGGERWTN
- a CDS encoding YlaI family protein — its product is MRVKCVICDIVEEIDDGSPQAKKLRNRRNTMHMCTACTERITRRTNERKATGNFQLYRESKTDEPLI